Proteins from a single region of Runella sp. SP2:
- a CDS encoding DUF3667 domain-containing protein, which yields MSHHCLNCHQTLESNFCPNCGQNAKTHRFSLEHFVLHDLVHGVFHLDKGFFYTLKELFLRPGHSIRAYVQGKRVKHFNYFTFIILIITIGHLVGTMSKINLIDTTNYFSDDQRLLTKFGELMQAYPKLFTLARIPVLAVFSLLFFRKSQQNFTEHLVLNIYKVSGELCIAIVFTLLAALFKNSIPYAYFFDGVALFTLIYSVWFYYQYFSTFGYSKMGLFLRSLLTAIIITVAISSITAFAIGINDGFNDAH from the coding sequence ATGAGCCACCATTGCTTAAATTGTCACCAAACGTTAGAAAGTAATTTTTGCCCAAATTGCGGACAGAATGCAAAAACCCACCGTTTTTCGCTTGAACATTTCGTCCTACACGACCTTGTTCATGGAGTCTTTCACCTTGATAAAGGTTTTTTCTACACCCTCAAAGAGCTCTTTCTTCGCCCTGGGCACAGCATTAGAGCGTATGTGCAAGGCAAAAGGGTAAAGCACTTCAACTATTTTACCTTCATCATTTTAATCATTACGATTGGGCACTTGGTAGGTACTATGTCTAAAATCAATTTAATAGATACAACCAATTACTTCTCAGACGACCAGCGGTTATTAACAAAATTTGGAGAACTAATGCAGGCATATCCCAAGCTATTTACCCTCGCTAGAATCCCTGTTTTGGCCGTATTTAGCCTACTTTTTTTCAGAAAAAGTCAACAAAATTTTACCGAGCATTTGGTTCTTAATATCTACAAAGTCAGCGGCGAATTGTGTATCGCTATCGTTTTTACCCTCCTCGCAGCTCTCTTCAAAAATAGTATCCCTTATGCCTATTTTTTTGACGGGGTGGCTCTTTTTACGTTGATTTACTCAGTGTGGTTTTACTACCAGTATTTTTCCACCTTTGGCTACTCCAAAATGGGTTTATTCCTTCGTAGCCTACTTACCGCCATCATTATTACTGTCGCCATTTCAAGTATTACAGCCTTTGCGATTGGCATAAACGACGGATTCAACGACGCACACTGA
- a CDS encoding LytTR family DNA-binding domain-containing protein, with protein sequence MKAILIEDEYPAAERLEKLIKKIDEEIEILVVLDSIESSKRWFSTHPAPDLIFSDIQLSDGLSFAIFESMAIPSPIIFTTSYDEYAIKAFKVKSIDYLLKPIKPQELEAAITKFKESQRVFSANDYTLKIQSLLDSMPAVGRKHKTRFLVPYNDQLLPIPQEEIAYFYTTNEMVCLVRSDNRQFLVDYTLEELERLLNPALFFRLNRQYIASLAAVQKIHTYFNGKLKLELQPEPSHDILVSREKAPHFKAWMEG encoded by the coding sequence ATGAAAGCCATCCTGATTGAAGACGAATACCCCGCCGCTGAACGCCTTGAGAAGTTGATAAAAAAAATTGATGAAGAAATCGAAATTTTGGTGGTTTTGGACAGTATCGAAAGCTCGAAACGCTGGTTTTCAACGCATCCTGCACCTGATTTGATCTTCTCGGACATCCAGCTTTCCGACGGACTCAGTTTTGCCATATTTGAATCAATGGCCATTCCTAGCCCCATTATTTTTACGACTTCCTACGACGAATACGCCATCAAAGCTTTCAAAGTCAAGAGTATAGACTATTTGTTGAAGCCCATCAAACCGCAAGAATTGGAAGCAGCGATTACGAAGTTTAAAGAAAGCCAACGGGTTTTTTCGGCCAATGATTACACCTTAAAAATACAATCGCTGCTAGACTCGATGCCTGCCGTGGGGCGAAAGCACAAAACCCGCTTTTTGGTGCCTTACAACGACCAACTGTTGCCCATTCCTCAAGAGGAAATCGCTTATTTTTATACCACCAACGAAATGGTGTGCTTAGTCCGAAGCGACAACCGACAGTTTTTGGTCGATTATACCCTTGAAGAACTGGAACGCTTGCTCAATCCTGCCTTGTTTTTTCGACTCAATCGGCAGTACATTGCTTCGTTAGCCGCAGTTCAGAAGATTCATACCTATTTCAACGGCAAGCTCAAACTCGAACTTCAGCCCGAGCCCTCGCACGACATCCTGGTAAGCCGCGAAAAAGCCCCGCACTTTAAAGCGTGGATGGAGGGGTAG
- a CDS encoding sensor histidine kinase yields the protein MEPPYINDRKARLIGIPLLSILLPIVMHKEVFTSGNTKDIFYWISSCFMNTLLIWEGNRAIFIYLRKKFPHYRQTARRLIRQTILGLTYTLVVSAFIDYFFCSQISNFDRINEVLIGFKISLIPTIIVTLMYESAFFFQSWKSHVQKTEALARENVQSQLDALKNQLDPHFLFNSLNTLASLIDDENSPAQNYLDKLSDVYRYVLVSREKNTVTLEEEMQFLDAYIYLNKIRFRENLQVETQLSTDKNQLHVAPLSIQMLIENAIKHNVVSKEKPLKIRIVQEDGFLTVENNLQEKKTFEKSTKVGLQNIINRYRLLTEQQVEILRNEWTFKVKLPLLEA from the coding sequence ATGGAACCTCCCTATATCAACGACCGCAAAGCACGGCTAATTGGCATTCCACTTTTAAGTATTTTGCTTCCAATCGTGATGCACAAAGAAGTTTTTACGAGTGGAAACACCAAAGATATTTTTTATTGGATAAGCTCGTGTTTTATGAACACGTTGTTGATTTGGGAGGGAAACCGTGCTATTTTTATTTACCTGCGGAAGAAGTTTCCGCATTATCGCCAAACTGCTCGTCGGTTGATTAGGCAAACCATCTTGGGTTTGACATACACCTTGGTAGTGAGTGCTTTTATTGATTACTTTTTTTGTTCTCAAATCTCCAATTTCGACCGTATCAATGAGGTGCTGATTGGATTTAAAATCAGCCTCATTCCGACCATTATCGTGACGTTGATGTACGAAAGTGCCTTCTTCTTTCAATCCTGGAAATCGCACGTGCAAAAGACCGAAGCCTTGGCTCGCGAAAATGTACAGTCGCAATTGGACGCGCTTAAAAACCAATTAGACCCGCATTTTTTGTTCAATAGCCTCAACACCTTGGCTTCGCTCATCGACGATGAAAATAGCCCCGCCCAAAACTACCTCGACAAGCTATCAGACGTGTATCGGTACGTGTTGGTGAGTCGGGAAAAAAATACCGTGACGTTAGAGGAAGAAATGCAGTTTTTAGACGCGTATATTTACCTCAATAAAATTCGTTTTCGGGAAAATTTGCAGGTCGAAACCCAACTTTCAACCGATAAAAACCAGTTGCACGTAGCGCCGTTGAGTATTCAGATGTTGATTGAAAATGCGATAAAACACAACGTAGTTTCCAAAGAAAAACCGTTGAAAATCAGGATTGTACAAGAAGATGGGTTCTTGACGGTCGAGAATAACCTACAAGAAAAAAAGACTTTTGAAAAATCAACCAAAGTGGGTCTCCAAAACATCATCAACCGCTACCGATTACTCACCGAACAGCAAGTCGAAATCTTGCGAAATGAGTGGACATTTAAAGTAAAACTGCCGTTGTTAGAAGCCTAA
- a CDS encoding SDR family oxidoreductase → MNSTTIISVIGATGRLAIPVVKVLLAYGYQVRAVVRNLEKAKQSLPKEVTFAVADVQNVPSLTRALKGSTYVYINLSAEENQAKSSFFLEREGVKNIVEACQAVGVQQILKIGALGAHPSIRQPKEFYQNQTRREGHRFIEESGIPFTIFYPTWFLDSIEWAIKKDTLQWVGKPVEFYWTNSTDYAQWVAKAVGNPTAYYQHYVVQGREKMDYEAVYQRLKAQKPSLKLQVLPLWMVKTIGFFSPTMKSLADLFAFYEGTTEDFHGQALWKELGEPSTSLEVFFEETKGINIPYL, encoded by the coding sequence ATGAACTCAACAACCATTATTTCAGTCATAGGCGCTACGGGGCGTTTGGCTATACCCGTGGTAAAGGTACTTTTGGCGTACGGCTATCAAGTACGGGCCGTCGTGCGTAATCTTGAAAAAGCCAAACAATCGCTCCCAAAAGAAGTGACATTTGCCGTAGCCGACGTACAAAATGTACCAAGTTTGACCCGCGCGTTGAAAGGCAGTACGTACGTTTATATCAATCTAAGTGCCGAAGAAAATCAGGCGAAAAGTTCGTTCTTCTTGGAGCGAGAAGGGGTCAAAAACATCGTGGAAGCCTGCCAAGCGGTAGGCGTGCAGCAAATTCTGAAAATTGGTGCGTTGGGTGCTCACCCGTCGATTCGTCAGCCCAAGGAGTTTTACCAAAATCAAACCCGCCGCGAAGGGCATCGTTTCATTGAAGAATCGGGTATTCCGTTTACGATTTTTTACCCAACGTGGTTTTTGGACAGCATCGAATGGGCCATCAAAAAAGACACCTTGCAGTGGGTAGGGAAACCCGTGGAGTTTTATTGGACCAATTCCACGGATTATGCCCAATGGGTTGCCAAAGCGGTAGGAAACCCAACGGCTTATTACCAACACTACGTAGTACAAGGACGCGAAAAAATGGACTATGAAGCCGTTTATCAACGGCTAAAAGCCCAAAAACCTTCCCTAAAATTGCAAGTTTTGCCCTTGTGGATGGTTAAAACAATCGGGTTTTTCTCGCCTACTATGAAGAGTCTGGCAGACTTATTCGCCTTTTATGAAGGTACCACCGAAGATTTTCACGGCCAAGCACTTTGGAAAGAACTTGGTGAGCCGAGTACGTCATTGGAGGTGTTTTTTGAAGAAACAAAAGGTATAAATATTCCGTATCTTTGA
- a CDS encoding TonB-dependent receptor, which yields MKTMFFFLLFLGYYSFAQSTQIVRGKITDAASKAPVVGATVVVVGSNPLNGTTTDADGNFRLLKVNVGRASLRVTYLGYEDIFAKDVIVNAGKEVVLDLSMTESFKNLNEVTVKYKRSDDNKVANNEMSTVSARPFAPSETLKYAGSLGDPSRMAANFAGVSGANDARNDIVVRGNSPASLLWRLDGVNIPNPNHFSSLGTSGGPVSMLNTNLLAKSDFMSGAFPAEYANALGSVFDLRLRKGNDEKHEFLTQVGFNGVEVGAEGPYSKKSKASYLLNYRYSLFGIMSNLGFDIAGTPYYQDFTFKTDVPVGKKGQLSFWTLAGKSNITFLGKDVDTEKGDAYGDENTNTRVRFETGIAALSYEHRFTDKTFGKVTLSASRSYQNFKGDTVIYKPETKVISEEILAEQAEFTNEKLSLNASVNHKISAKDKISAGVIVDLNRFNLLNSNQYPNAVTLRNTDGETMLIQAYVQWKHRVSQNLTLNAGLTGLHYELNNSAALEPRVGLAYQATDRSTFNLAYGLHSNLQPLLLYFYQTQNTNGSYSLTNKDLGFTKSHHFVLGYERSLGENLRLKLEAYYQSLFNFPIQPSLGYYSVLIEGVDFAPTNVGNLVNKGTGRNYGLEMTLEKYFSNNYYFLITGSLFDSKYKGSDGVERNTPFNNRYVVNVLAGKDIPLGNRGVLSINWKLTSAGGKYIRPINLEASAEANTTIYDESRAFTQQQSGYFRTDLKIGYKLNRRRSTHELAIDLQNITNHQNIFQQAYNPRVNKIGTAYQQGFLPIPFYRLTF from the coding sequence ATGAAAACAATGTTTTTCTTCCTCCTATTTTTGGGATATTATTCTTTCGCCCAATCTACCCAAATTGTACGCGGAAAAATTACCGATGCTGCTTCCAAAGCGCCCGTGGTGGGGGCAACAGTGGTGGTAGTGGGAAGTAATCCGCTCAACGGAACCACCACCGACGCGGATGGAAATTTTCGTTTGCTAAAAGTGAATGTCGGTAGGGCATCGCTGCGGGTGACGTACCTCGGCTACGAAGACATTTTTGCCAAAGACGTGATTGTTAATGCAGGTAAAGAGGTGGTATTGGACTTGTCGATGACTGAAAGCTTCAAAAACCTCAACGAAGTGACCGTCAAGTACAAACGAAGCGATGACAACAAAGTGGCCAACAACGAAATGTCAACCGTAAGTGCACGGCCTTTTGCTCCTTCTGAAACCCTCAAATACGCAGGAAGTTTGGGCGACCCGTCGCGGATGGCGGCCAATTTCGCGGGCGTCAGTGGTGCCAACGATGCTAGAAACGACATTGTGGTCAGAGGGAATTCGCCTGCCTCTTTGCTGTGGCGTTTGGATGGTGTCAACATCCCCAATCCCAACCACTTTAGCTCGTTGGGTACGTCGGGTGGGCCTGTTTCGATGCTGAATACCAACTTGTTGGCCAAGTCTGATTTTATGTCGGGGGCGTTTCCTGCCGAATATGCCAATGCCCTCGGGTCGGTGTTTGATTTGCGTTTACGAAAAGGCAACGACGAAAAGCACGAGTTCTTGACCCAAGTAGGTTTCAACGGGGTTGAGGTGGGTGCTGAAGGGCCTTACAGCAAAAAATCGAAGGCGTCGTATTTGCTCAACTACCGTTATTCGCTGTTTGGTATTATGTCTAATTTGGGTTTTGACATTGCAGGAACGCCTTATTATCAGGATTTTACTTTTAAAACGGACGTTCCAGTAGGTAAAAAAGGACAATTGTCGTTTTGGACGCTGGCGGGAAAAAGCAACATCACGTTTTTGGGAAAAGACGTGGACACGGAGAAAGGGGATGCGTACGGTGACGAAAATACCAACACCCGCGTCCGTTTTGAAACGGGGATTGCGGCGCTTTCGTACGAGCACCGTTTTACGGACAAAACCTTTGGAAAAGTGACCCTTTCGGCGTCGAGAAGTTACCAAAATTTTAAAGGAGATACCGTAATTTATAAACCTGAAACAAAGGTCATTTCGGAAGAGATTTTGGCAGAACAGGCGGAGTTTACCAACGAAAAGCTGTCGTTGAATGCCAGTGTCAATCATAAAATCAGTGCCAAAGATAAAATTTCGGCGGGGGTGATTGTGGATTTAAATCGCTTTAATTTGCTGAATTCCAACCAGTATCCCAACGCCGTTACGCTCCGCAATACCGACGGCGAAACCATGCTCATCCAGGCGTATGTGCAGTGGAAACACCGTGTTAGCCAAAACTTGACCCTCAATGCGGGGCTGACGGGCTTGCATTATGAACTCAACAACTCGGCGGCGTTGGAACCGCGCGTCGGGCTGGCTTACCAAGCCACCGACCGCAGTACGTTCAACCTCGCTTACGGATTGCACAGTAATTTACAGCCGCTGCTGCTGTATTTTTACCAAACCCAAAATACCAACGGAAGCTACTCATTGACAAACAAAGACTTAGGGTTTACCAAAAGCCACCATTTTGTCTTGGGATATGAGCGTAGTCTCGGAGAAAACCTTCGTTTAAAGTTGGAAGCCTATTATCAGTCGTTGTTTAACTTTCCGATTCAGCCGAGTTTGGGCTATTATTCGGTGCTCATTGAAGGGGTTGATTTTGCCCCAACCAACGTAGGTAACCTCGTAAACAAAGGGACAGGGCGGAACTATGGCCTTGAAATGACCCTCGAAAAGTACTTCTCCAATAATTACTATTTTTTGATAACGGGCTCGTTGTTTGATTCAAAATACAAAGGCAGCGATGGTGTCGAACGCAATACGCCTTTCAATAACCGTTATGTGGTCAATGTGCTGGCGGGCAAAGACATTCCGCTGGGCAATCGGGGCGTGTTGAGCATCAATTGGAAACTTACTTCGGCAGGTGGGAAGTACATTCGTCCCATCAATTTGGAGGCATCGGCCGAGGCTAACACCACTATTTATGACGAATCACGGGCGTTTACGCAGCAACAAAGTGGTTACTTTCGCACCGACCTTAAGATTGGTTATAAACTCAATCGTCGCCGTAGTACGCACGAGTTGGCCATTGATTTACAGAATATTACTAATCACCAGAATATTTTCCAACAAGCTTACAACCCACGCGTAAATAAAATTGGGACGGCTTACCAGCAAGGATTTTTGCCCATTCCGTTTTATCGCCTCACCTTTTAA
- a CDS encoding ATP-binding protein yields MKRKRSSAHKSVYRLLLKSLLFCFWGIVAGGIQKTQAQNKIDTYLSLQGQARMDSLLLLQHFVWYNLDSTSAFSQIDIIRKHALQSNDQLLAIYADFLKTYYLLGGKQKNLEAAYPRFQNVSKNLKKLPSSTLKTALMAELEHNMGVTLYLTRDPSSKCINHLLAADLAFRKIGYEHFTFAGYRFTYLALYYLKRASDPETALKYLKEGETYIQNDPVDFHRIQLYRNIALCLVEKKQYKDAIRYNQLGIAQVRTRKDSLRIGALNGNIGEIILAHFPNPKEAEPYFKKELWYRLRFKPDGYEDLSKLYSNLCQVAGHKRSPEEVAHYYSQAIKMAELNTDKAAWYPAHSDIYRSRMIADTLLGDYKSALKHEFLFQDAQSKINKEDLSKSAIEASVRFDSEKLKLQAELANQQTQNSRFWIAFVSLLLLVTLLVGYFIYYRLQTRREELARQLLFEQKEAERLAELDTLKTRFFTNISHEFRTPLTLLLSPLQDLQKEFPGRTIFQMMQRNAERLLSLITQLLDLSKLEAGKMDVQLQEGDLSQFLQYIFSSFESLGQDKNILFQYQQSREHQFAYFDADKIEKITTNLLSNAFKFTPENGRIQIRADYTDTSLLIEVKDYGIGIDKERLPKIFERFYQIDDSTQRHYEGTGVGLALVKELVEVLGGTISVTSELGRGTTFNINIPTEFLDKKPENVTNTLYFNNTTKALDNVLENKTTNEEEHPVLLIVEDNADLRAYIRSQFESTFFIIEAKDGKDGLEKALETIPDLAICDLMMPHLDGFEFCKQLKTDMRTSHIPVVMLTAKAAIEDRLVGLELGADDYLSKPFNTDELQIRVRNLIKIRENIRQKYNAPKFLTTEPQPEIQSQTHDKEFLEKINHVLEKNISNSAFEMENLAKSLSISSTQLRRKLKALTNQTIIEYVRNYRLDKAAQMLKNGDESVSEITYKVGFESLSYFSKIFQERFQQSPSDWK; encoded by the coding sequence ATGAAGCGAAAACGCTCTTCGGCACACAAATCGGTATATCGCCTTTTACTCAAATCATTACTATTTTGTTTTTGGGGGATAGTAGCTGGAGGAATACAAAAGACCCAGGCTCAAAACAAAATCGACACCTACTTGTCTTTGCAGGGACAGGCGCGGATGGATAGTCTTTTGTTACTACAACATTTCGTCTGGTATAACTTAGATAGTACTTCCGCCTTTTCTCAAATTGATATTATAAGAAAGCATGCTCTTCAGTCCAACGATCAGTTGTTGGCTATTTATGCCGATTTTCTAAAGACGTATTACTTATTAGGAGGTAAGCAAAAGAACCTCGAAGCCGCTTATCCTCGTTTTCAGAATGTATCAAAAAATCTTAAAAAACTACCTTCAAGCACACTCAAAACAGCTTTAATGGCCGAGTTGGAACATAACATGGGGGTGACGCTGTACTTGACCCGCGACCCTTCCAGCAAATGTATCAACCATTTGTTGGCCGCTGATTTGGCCTTTCGGAAAATAGGCTACGAGCATTTTACTTTTGCAGGATATCGTTTTACGTATTTGGCCTTGTATTATTTAAAGCGAGCTTCGGACCCAGAAACCGCCTTAAAGTACTTAAAAGAAGGCGAGACTTACATTCAGAACGACCCCGTTGATTTTCACCGCATTCAGTTGTATCGCAATATTGCGTTGTGTTTGGTCGAAAAAAAGCAATACAAAGACGCCATTCGTTACAATCAGTTAGGTATTGCCCAGGTGCGTACTCGCAAAGACAGCCTTAGGATTGGTGCTTTAAATGGCAATATTGGCGAAATCATTTTGGCGCACTTTCCAAACCCCAAAGAAGCCGAGCCTTACTTTAAAAAAGAGCTGTGGTATCGGCTCCGTTTCAAACCTGACGGCTACGAAGACCTTTCCAAATTGTACAGTAATTTGTGCCAAGTGGCTGGCCATAAACGAAGTCCAGAAGAAGTGGCTCACTATTATAGCCAAGCCATAAAAATGGCCGAGCTCAACACCGACAAAGCCGCATGGTACCCCGCACACAGTGATATTTATCGGAGTAGGATGATTGCCGACACCCTGCTTGGCGACTATAAAAGTGCCCTAAAGCACGAATTTTTATTTCAGGATGCACAAAGTAAAATTAATAAAGAAGACCTAAGCAAGTCAGCGATTGAAGCTTCGGTTCGGTTTGACTCTGAGAAACTAAAACTACAAGCTGAACTTGCCAATCAACAAACCCAAAACTCGCGATTTTGGATTGCGTTTGTTTCTTTGTTGCTACTTGTGACGTTGTTGGTAGGGTATTTTATTTATTATCGCTTGCAAACTCGAAGGGAAGAATTAGCCCGTCAATTGCTATTTGAGCAAAAAGAAGCGGAACGTTTGGCGGAATTAGACACCCTAAAAACCCGATTTTTTACCAACATTTCACACGAGTTTCGTACTCCATTGACTTTGCTTTTATCTCCCCTCCAAGATTTACAAAAAGAGTTTCCTGGGCGTACTATTTTCCAAATGATGCAAAGAAATGCCGAGCGGTTGTTGTCATTGATTACGCAGTTATTGGATTTAAGCAAATTAGAAGCGGGAAAAATGGACGTTCAATTGCAAGAAGGCGATTTGTCCCAATTTTTACAGTATATATTTTCTTCGTTTGAATCTCTAGGACAAGACAAAAATATTCTGTTTCAATACCAACAAAGTCGTGAGCATCAATTTGCGTATTTTGATGCGGATAAAATTGAAAAAATCACAACCAATTTACTTTCAAATGCCTTTAAATTTACACCCGAAAATGGACGTATTCAGATACGAGCTGACTATACTGACACTTCATTATTGATAGAAGTCAAAGACTATGGTATTGGAATAGACAAAGAGCGTTTACCCAAAATATTTGAACGATTTTATCAAATTGATGACAGTACCCAACGTCATTATGAAGGAACGGGTGTGGGTTTAGCATTGGTAAAAGAGTTAGTAGAAGTATTAGGGGGAACTATTAGTGTAACAAGTGAATTAGGTCGAGGAACTACCTTTAACATTAACATACCTACTGAATTTTTAGATAAAAAACCAGAAAACGTAACAAACACTTTATATTTCAATAATACTACTAAAGCTCTTGACAATGTTTTAGAGAATAAAACGACAAACGAGGAAGAGCACCCCGTACTACTTATTGTAGAAGATAACGCAGATTTGCGCGCGTATATTCGTAGTCAGTTTGAATCAACGTTCTTTATTATTGAGGCAAAAGATGGAAAAGATGGGTTAGAAAAAGCGTTGGAGACTATCCCAGATTTGGCCATTTGCGACCTTATGATGCCCCATTTGGACGGGTTTGAATTTTGTAAGCAACTCAAAACCGATATGCGAACAAGTCACATTCCCGTCGTGATGCTGACTGCCAAAGCCGCCATTGAAGACCGTCTAGTAGGTCTTGAGTTAGGCGCCGACGATTATCTTTCTAAGCCATTCAATACCGATGAATTGCAAATTCGGGTTCGTAATTTGATAAAAATTCGCGAAAACATTCGCCAAAAATACAATGCGCCAAAATTCTTAACAACTGAGCCACAGCCAGAAATTCAATCTCAAACCCATGACAAGGAATTTTTAGAGAAAATAAATCATGTACTAGAGAAAAACATCAGTAATTCGGCTTTTGAAATGGAAAATTTAGCTAAAAGTTTATCTATTTCAAGCACTCAACTTCGTCGAAAACTAAAGGCGCTTACCAATCAAACCATCATTGAATACGTAAGAAATTATCGGCTTGATAAAGCAGCTCAGATGTTAAAAAATGGCGACGAGTCCGTTTCTGAAATTACTTATAAAGTTGGATTTGAAAGTCTCTCTTATTTTTCAAAAATATTCCAAGAGCGCTTCCAACAAAGCCCCTCTGATTGGAAATAA